A portion of the Faecalibacterium sp. I3-3-89 genome contains these proteins:
- a CDS encoding ferredoxin-like protein has protein sequence MAKTDFLTADMTRRQFMKISGKSLAGLTLSASMLSLFGCSQKQVDSGAVATWALPQGLLVVNADLCTGCQRCEINCTLTNDGVCSSYISRVKIQRRLNLDGAGNGLLSGNDNCWVYFPDTCRQCEDPACGNACPQKAITTNEQGIRVVDTDKCIGCGACHDACPWHMPTVNPETGKSSKCIACGACVAGCPSGALSIVDWDAVTSAAQAAYMDL, from the coding sequence ATGGCAAAAACTGATTTTCTGACGGCTGATATGACCCGCCGCCAGTTCATGAAGATCTCGGGCAAGAGCCTTGCAGGGCTTACCCTCTCCGCATCCATGCTGTCCCTCTTCGGCTGCTCGCAGAAGCAGGTGGACAGCGGCGCAGTGGCCACTTGGGCGCTGCCGCAGGGTCTGCTGGTGGTCAACGCCGACCTGTGCACCGGCTGCCAGCGCTGCGAGATCAACTGCACCCTGACCAACGACGGCGTGTGCTCCTCTTACATCAGCCGCGTCAAGATCCAGCGCCGCCTGAATCTGGATGGTGCCGGCAACGGCCTGCTGTCCGGCAACGACAACTGCTGGGTCTACTTCCCGGACACCTGCCGCCAGTGCGAAGACCCCGCCTGCGGCAACGCCTGCCCCCAAAAGGCCATTACGACCAACGAGCAGGGCATCCGCGTGGTGGACACCGACAAGTGCATCGGCTGCGGGGCCTGCCACGACGCCTGCCCTTGGCATATGCCCACCGTCAACCCCGAGACCGGCAAGTCGTCCAAGTGCATCGCCTGCGGTGCCTGCGTGGCAGGCTGCCCGTCCGGCGCTCTGTCCATCGTGGACTGGGACGCCGTCACCAGCGCAGCACAGGCTGCCTACATGGACCTGTAA
- a CDS encoding aldehyde ferredoxin oxidoreductase N-terminal domain-containing protein yields the protein MAESYGWAGKILRVDLTTGAITTEDDAKYHKYIGGMGMAYRIMYEEAPMDLDPYDEKALVIFGVGPLTGAGVPCSGRMNVTFRSTWSKGSSIIDAHMGGHIGPMLKYAGWDGIVITGISAKPVYLRIEDDEVSLEDASDIWGKGTFASNKWMVEQNGREFETASIGPAGENLVDYSTLNTSFGNSGGAGLGAAMGNKKLKGLAIRGTGSVKVADPKKVLELSNYMMGNLIGGNNNHNVPAQPQSWAEYSATSGKNRWSGAPGRMWKKAPGGPVDTGEQPYNDINKIALRCFKGYFDFGAPAAEYTVKNGGCSSCPIRCYTEYDVDPLADYDLPTHNSNTCMPVLYGTRVYPDGVHDFKYEGDGTMVINLAWSHAVDDMGLWDNYGNLNRDLLWILRMPREEATQYISEEEYDSLPWAWEKAGDPRWEVELIRRMAYGEGDLSVIAKGTLAMMEKFGLPKSWLDRNDGATNSNLIYNGFPNHHGPAEAWQVGMLYNLVYNRDCMIHEIVCETGSGAPYEVTKKVMEDFFGEGCYDKAKAYTPINENKAKLAAYCVNDKNFHDSATLCNWMWPMTQSPSKERAYHGDLDLQADFMTAVTGETYTQAGLQEAGERITQMLRAMTAISFQKNCGSANLRQEHDAICDWVFDKEPDFKAFEPGTTKLDRADMEKAKDMFYDIFGWDKTTGVPTRETLEKFDLGDMADDLEARGIYDQTPAEETAAQ from the coding sequence ATGGCTGAAAGTTATGGCTGGGCAGGCAAGATCCTGCGCGTTGACCTGACCACCGGTGCGATCACCACCGAGGACGACGCAAAATACCATAAATATATCGGCGGCATGGGCATGGCCTACCGCATCATGTATGAGGAAGCTCCCATGGACCTCGACCCCTATGATGAGAAGGCACTGGTCATCTTCGGCGTCGGCCCCCTGACCGGTGCAGGCGTGCCCTGCTCCGGCCGGATGAACGTCACCTTCCGCTCCACCTGGTCCAAGGGCAGCTCCATCATCGACGCCCACATGGGCGGCCACATCGGCCCCATGCTGAAGTATGCGGGCTGGGACGGCATCGTCATCACCGGCATCTCCGCAAAGCCCGTCTACCTGCGCATCGAGGACGACGAGGTCTCCCTCGAGGACGCTTCTGACATCTGGGGCAAGGGTACGTTCGCGTCCAACAAGTGGATGGTGGAGCAGAACGGCCGTGAGTTCGAGACCGCTTCCATCGGCCCTGCCGGTGAGAATCTGGTGGACTACTCCACCCTGAACACCAGCTTTGGCAACTCCGGCGGCGCCGGTCTGGGCGCTGCCATGGGCAACAAGAAGCTGAAGGGCCTAGCCATCCGCGGCACCGGCAGCGTCAAGGTCGCCGACCCCAAAAAGGTGCTGGAGCTGTCCAACTACATGATGGGCAACCTCATCGGCGGCAACAACAACCACAACGTCCCCGCACAGCCCCAGAGCTGGGCCGAGTACAGCGCCACCTCCGGCAAGAACCGCTGGTCCGGCGCACCGGGCCGTATGTGGAAAAAGGCTCCCGGCGGCCCCGTGGATACCGGCGAGCAGCCCTACAACGACATCAACAAGATCGCGCTGCGCTGCTTCAAGGGTTACTTCGACTTCGGCGCACCGGCTGCGGAGTACACCGTCAAGAACGGCGGCTGCTCCTCCTGCCCCATCCGCTGCTACACCGAGTATGATGTGGACCCGCTGGCCGATTACGACCTGCCCACCCACAACTCCAACACCTGTATGCCCGTGCTGTACGGCACCCGCGTCTACCCGGACGGCGTCCACGACTTCAAGTACGAGGGCGACGGCACCATGGTCATCAATCTGGCATGGTCCCACGCCGTCGATGACATGGGCCTGTGGGACAACTACGGCAACCTGAACCGCGACCTGCTGTGGATCCTGCGGATGCCCCGCGAGGAGGCCACCCAGTACATCAGCGAGGAAGAGTACGACTCCCTGCCTTGGGCATGGGAAAAGGCCGGTGACCCCCGCTGGGAGGTGGAGCTGATCCGCCGCATGGCCTATGGCGAGGGCGACCTGTCCGTCATCGCAAAGGGTACGCTGGCCATGATGGAAAAGTTCGGCCTGCCCAAGAGCTGGCTGGACCGCAACGACGGCGCTACCAACTCCAACCTGATCTACAACGGCTTCCCCAACCACCACGGCCCCGCAGAGGCATGGCAGGTTGGCATGCTGTACAATCTGGTGTATAATAGAGACTGCATGATCCACGAGATCGTCTGCGAGACCGGCTCCGGCGCACCCTACGAGGTGACCAAAAAGGTCATGGAGGACTTCTTCGGCGAGGGCTGCTACGACAAGGCCAAGGCCTACACCCCCATCAACGAAAACAAGGCAAAGCTGGCCGCCTACTGCGTCAACGATAAGAACTTCCACGACTCTGCTACCCTCTGCAACTGGATGTGGCCCATGACCCAGTCTCCCTCCAAGGAGCGGGCCTACCACGGCGATCTGGACCTGCAGGCAGATTTCATGACCGCCGTCACCGGCGAGACCTACACCCAGGCCGGTCTGCAGGAAGCAGGCGAGCGCATCACCCAGATGCTGCGCGCCATGACCGCCATCAGCTTCCAGAAGAACTGCGGCAGCGCAAACCTCCGTCAGGAGCACGACGCCATCTGCGACTGGGTCTTCGACAAGGAGCCGGACTTCAAGGCATTTGAGCCGGGCACCACCAAGCTGGACCGCGCCGACATGGAGAAGGCCAAGGATATGTTCTACGACATCTTCGGCTGGGACAAGACCACCGGCGTGCCCACCCGCGAGACGCTGGAGAAGTTCGACCTCGGCGACATGGCCGACGATCTGGAAGCACGCGGCATCTACGACCAGACTCCCGCTGAGGAGACTGCAGCCCAGTAA